From the Deltaproteobacteria bacterium genome, one window contains:
- a CDS encoding MBL fold metallo-hydrolase: MRRKTITKGVSWMGAVHWDRRLFDALVPLPDGTTYNAYLVEGSEKTALIDAVDPDMVDTLLEHLEGVDRLDYLVSQHAEQDHSGTIAVVLDLYPEAVVVTNAKAKAMLMDLLLIPEDRFRVVEDGE, from the coding sequence ATGCGCAGAAAAACAATCACGAAGGGTGTGTCCTGGATGGGCGCAGTCCATTGGGACCGGCGGCTTTTTGATGCGCTCGTTCCCCTGCCGGACGGCACGACCTACAACGCCTATCTGGTTGAAGGTAGCGAGAAGACGGCGCTCATCGACGCCGTGGACCCGGACATGGTCGATACGCTCTTGGAGCACCTGGAAGGCGTGGACAGGCTTGACTACCTGGTTTCGCAGCATGCGGAACAGGACCATTCCGGGACCATCGCCGTGGTCCTGGATCTGTACCCGGAGGCCGTGGTCGTCACCAACGCCAAGGCCAAGGCCATGCTCATGGATTTGCTGCTGATTCCCGAGGACAGATTCCGCGTCGTCGAGGACGGCGAA
- a CDS encoding HPP family protein, translated as MEYFKKMRGTTQSPPRVGLAEVAWSWVGAFVGIAAVGLLHVRLMDQIGLALMIGSFGATAVLVYGAIRSPLAQPRNVIGGHVLSALVGVCMQQALGSTPWLAAAVAVATAIALMHLTKTLHPPGGATALIAVIGGDAVHNLGYLYPFVSAGLGAVVLVLVALAVNNIPKNRRYPEFWW; from the coding sequence GTGGAGTATTTCAAGAAAATGCGCGGCACGACGCAAAGCCCGCCACGCGTGGGCCTGGCCGAGGTGGCGTGGTCCTGGGTGGGTGCGTTCGTGGGTATCGCGGCCGTGGGCCTTTTGCACGTCCGGCTCATGGACCAGATCGGCCTGGCGCTCATGATCGGTTCTTTCGGAGCCACGGCCGTGCTGGTGTATGGCGCCATCCGCAGCCCCCTGGCCCAACCGAGAAATGTGATCGGAGGGCATGTCCTTTCCGCCCTGGTTGGTGTATGCATGCAGCAGGCTCTGGGCTCCACGCCCTGGCTGGCGGCCGCCGTGGCCGTGGCCACGGCCATCGCCCTCATGCACCTGACCAAGACCCTGCATCCTCCGGGCGGCGCCACGGCGCTGATCGCCGTTATCGGCGGGGATGCGGTGCACAATCTGGGATATCTGTACCCCTTTGTTTCGGCCGGGCTTGGAGCCGTGGTTCTGGTGCTGGTCGCCCTGGCCGTCAACAATATCCCCAAAAACCGGCGGTATCCGGAATTTTGGTGGTAG